The nucleotide window GCCGGGATGCTCCCGACGCCGGCACTCGCCTTCGCCTCCCGCGGGCGCCGCGGTGTGATGGTCACCGCCTCCCACAACCCCCCGGCGGACAACGGGCTGAAGCTGTTCGTCGACGGCGAGGAGTACGACCGGGACGCAGAGCGGGCCGTCGAGGACTGCGTCGACGCCCGGGTCGCCGACTGGGACCAGTGGGGCGGGGCCGAGCGGGTCGAGGTCCTCGAGCGGTATCGGCGGACCGTCGTCCAGTACGCCGCCGGTCACGGTGCCGACGCCGACGGGCTGACGGTAGCCGTCGACTGCGGCAACGGGGTGGCGGGCCTCGCGACCCCGCAGGCCCTGACGAGCGCCGGCGCCGAAGTGCGCGCGCTGAACGCCACCGTCGACGGCCACTTTCCTGCACGGGAGTCCAAGCCGACCCCCGAGAGCCTCGCGGACCTGCGCGCGTTCGTCGCCGACGGCGCCGACCTCGGCGTCGGCCACGACGGCGACGCCGACCGGGTCGTGGTCGTCGACGGCGACGGCGAGGTGGTCCACGAGGACACCGTCCTGGCCATCCTCGCGGAGCACTACACCCGGGAAAGCGACGCCGCCGACCCCGTGGTTGTGACGACGCCCAACGCCTCGGGGCGGGTCGACGAGCGGGTGCGGGCCGCGGGCGGGCGCGTCGAGCGCGTCCGGCTGGGGGCGCTCCACGAGGGCGTCGCGAGCGCCCGCGCGGACGGCGACGAGGGGACCGAGGTCACCTTCGCCGCCGAGCCCTGGAAGCACATCCACCCCCGACTCGGCGGGTGGATCGACGGCGTCGCCTCGGCGGCCGTCTTCGCCCGGCTGGTCGCCGCCGAGGGGCTGGATGCCCTCCGGGCGCCGGTGACCGAGCGGCCCTACCGCAAGGAGTCGGTCCCCTGCCCCGACGAGCGGAAGGCCGCGGCGATGGCCGACCTGGAGGGGTCCCTCCCCGACGTGTTCCCGGAGGCGACAGTCGACACCGACCACGGCGTCCGGCTCGACCTGCCCGACGGCTCGTGGACGCTCGTCAGGCCCAGCGGGACCGAACCCTACGTCCGCGTCTACGCCGAGAGCGAGGACGTCGACGCGCTCGTCGCGACGGTCCGGGAGCACGTCGAGGCCGCCGTCCAGGCGTGAGCCCTACAGGCCGCTGACGAAGATGGCGACCCACTGCGAGAGGTCCTCCCGCTCCGTTACGTCGACGCCCGTGACCCACTTGACCCACTGAAAGCCCCGCCGGCCGGGCGCCACCAATCGGAGCGGAGCGCCGTGGCCGTGGGTGAGCTGGTCGCCGCCGACGTGGGTCGCGAGCAGGCACTCGCGGGCCTCCTCGATGGGGACCGACCACTTGTAGCCCGTCACGGAGCGAAAGCGGACCCACTCGCCCTCCGCAGCGGGCTCCGCGCGGTCGAGCAGGTCGCCGACCCGAACCCCCTGCCACTCCCGCTCGGCGTACCAGCCGCTCGTGCAGTCGAGCACCGCGGTCTCCTCCTCGCTCGCCGCGTCGAGCAACTGGTCGTAGCGGTACTCGGTCGGCGACCCGACCGCGCCGCCCACCGAGAGGCGCCACTCGTCGGTGTCGACGGGCTCGGGGTCGTCGGCGACCCAGGAGGTGACGGGGAAGTCGTTGTCCGCACCGCCGGCCTGCTTCGAGCCGGTAAACCGGCGGCCCGCGCCGGCGATGACCTGCTGGAGCCGCCAGAGGACCGTCCCGCCGGCCAGCAGGGCGCCGAACT belongs to Salinirussus salinus and includes:
- a CDS encoding phosphomannomutase; the encoded protein is MELFGTAGIRGPVTEVTPELAVRVGRAAATAADGGEFVLARDGRETGEALAAGVASGLLAGGADVRRAGMLPTPALAFASRGRRGVMVTASHNPPADNGLKLFVDGEEYDRDAERAVEDCVDARVADWDQWGGAERVEVLERYRRTVVQYAAGHGADADGLTVAVDCGNGVAGLATPQALTSAGAEVRALNATVDGHFPARESKPTPESLADLRAFVADGADLGVGHDGDADRVVVVDGDGEVVHEDTVLAILAEHYTRESDAADPVVVTTPNASGRVDERVRAAGGRVERVRLGALHEGVASARADGDEGTEVTFAAEPWKHIHPRLGGWIDGVASAAVFARLVAAEGLDALRAPVTERPYRKESVPCPDERKAAAMADLEGSLPDVFPEATVDTDHGVRLDLPDGSWTLVRPSGTEPYVRVYAESEDVDALVATVREHVEAAVQA
- a CDS encoding molybdopterin-dependent oxidoreductase, with amino-acid sequence MAQRSRLEPPASLVDWGILVSVAALVVTGLVSLVTGTPAGAWLFVVHSVGGLVLAVLVGFKLRRVRPRVTRSEAWDRGTPVSILLAVLALGALATGVYWVFAGLVWVGPFTLLTVHMGLGLLVVPVMLWHFRHRFRWPRRAEVDREGRRSALQFGALLAGGTVLWRLQQVIAGAGRRFTGSKQAGGADNDFPVTSWVADDPEPVDTDEWRLSVGGAVGSPTEYRYDQLLDAASEEETAVLDCTSGWYAEREWQGVRVGDLLDRAEPAAEGEWVRFRSVTGYKWSVPIEEARECLLATHVGGDQLTHGHGAPLRLVAPGRRGFQWVKWVTGVDVTEREDLSQWVAIFVSGL